The following coding sequences lie in one Enterococcus sp. 9E7_DIV0242 genomic window:
- a CDS encoding PTS transporter subunit IIBC, which yields MKKFINFEFLQKFGKALMVVVAVMPAAGLMISLGKSLPLINADMGFLVTTGGVIESIGWAIIGNLHLLFALAIGGSWAKEKAGGAFAAGISFVLINRITGSIFGVTSEMLNNEDAFTHTLFGTKIMVKGFFTSVLEAPALNMGVFVGIIAGFVGAAAFNKYYNYRKLPDALSFFNGKRFVPFVVIAWSVIVSLVLAVVWPYIQAGINNFGLWIAQSQETAPVLAPFLFGTLERLLLPFGLHHMLTIPINYTQLGGTYEILSGAQAGTQVFGQDPLWLAWATDLVNLKDAGDASQYAYVLNNWTPARFKVGQMIGSSGILMGMTLAMYRNVDADKRHKYKSMYVSAALAVFLTGVTEPLEFMFMFAAVPLYAVYSVIQGLAFAAADIISLRVHSFGNIELLTRTPLAIKAGLGGDLINFVLATILFAVVTYFLANFMIKKFNFATPGRNGNYENDGDTDSSGGNTAIASDQQVIDIINLLGGRENITDVDACMTRLRVTVKDTTRVGAEQHWKRAGAMGLIHKDNGVQAVYGPKADVLKSDIQDLLESGAEIPTSNFEQQVVETADQPTAFTGAVEDLIAVAEGEVIPIEAVADEVFSKKMMGDGFAVEPTSGAIYAPVSGTVISVFPTKHAIGLQTDSGLEVLVHMGLDTVEMKESAFTIFVKDGQKITAGDKIAEADLKKIRAEGKGTTIIVVFTNSEKIQEMHLDKKGIQTGKTIIGSVNL from the coding sequence ATGAAAAAATTTATTAACTTCGAATTTCTGCAAAAGTTCGGCAAAGCGCTGATGGTCGTTGTAGCGGTTATGCCGGCAGCAGGGTTGATGATCAGTTTAGGAAAATCATTGCCGTTGATCAATGCAGATATGGGCTTTTTAGTAACAACAGGCGGTGTGATCGAGAGTATCGGTTGGGCTATTATTGGGAATTTACATCTATTATTTGCACTTGCCATTGGAGGTAGTTGGGCGAAAGAAAAAGCCGGTGGTGCGTTTGCGGCAGGTATCTCGTTTGTTTTGATTAACCGGATCACGGGTTCGATATTTGGTGTGACATCAGAAATGCTGAATAATGAAGACGCTTTTACTCACACCTTATTTGGAACGAAAATCATGGTAAAAGGATTTTTCACTAGTGTTTTAGAAGCACCGGCCTTAAATATGGGTGTGTTTGTTGGGATCATTGCTGGATTTGTCGGGGCAGCAGCCTTCAATAAATACTATAACTACCGGAAGCTGCCGGATGCTTTGTCCTTCTTTAATGGCAAACGCTTCGTCCCATTCGTTGTTATTGCGTGGTCAGTCATCGTTTCATTAGTTCTTGCAGTCGTTTGGCCTTACATCCAAGCGGGGATCAATAACTTTGGATTGTGGATCGCCCAATCGCAAGAGACAGCACCTGTACTGGCACCATTCTTGTTTGGTACACTAGAACGGCTGTTACTACCATTTGGTCTTCATCATATGTTGACGATTCCAATCAACTATACACAGCTAGGTGGTACCTATGAAATTCTTTCAGGCGCACAAGCAGGAACGCAGGTATTTGGTCAGGATCCTCTTTGGTTAGCATGGGCAACAGATTTAGTCAACTTGAAGGATGCAGGGGACGCCAGTCAATATGCATATGTGTTGAATAACTGGACACCGGCACGTTTCAAAGTAGGGCAAATGATTGGTTCTTCAGGTATTTTGATGGGTATGACGTTGGCAATGTATCGAAATGTCGATGCGGACAAACGTCATAAATACAAATCTATGTACGTTTCAGCTGCATTAGCAGTATTTTTAACAGGGGTTACCGAACCCTTGGAGTTCATGTTTATGTTTGCCGCAGTTCCGCTTTATGCTGTGTATTCAGTGATTCAAGGACTGGCTTTTGCAGCGGCGGATATTATTTCTCTTAGAGTCCATTCATTTGGGAATATCGAGCTCTTGACACGAACACCATTAGCTATCAAAGCGGGATTAGGCGGTGATCTGATCAACTTTGTTCTGGCCACGATTCTATTTGCTGTAGTGACGTATTTCCTAGCGAATTTCATGATCAAGAAGTTCAACTTTGCGACACCTGGTCGAAATGGGAACTATGAAAATGATGGAGATACTGATAGTAGTGGTGGAAACACCGCGATCGCTTCCGACCAACAGGTGATCGATATCATCAACCTATTGGGTGGTAGAGAAAACATTACAGATGTGGACGCTTGTATGACCAGACTGCGTGTTACTGTAAAGGACACAACTCGTGTAGGTGCAGAGCAGCACTGGAAACGGGCAGGCGCAATGGGACTGATTCATAAGGATAACGGGGTTCAGGCTGTTTACGGTCCGAAAGCGGATGTTTTGAAATCAGATATACAAGATTTATTGGAGTCAGGGGCTGAAATACCGACTTCGAATTTTGAACAACAAGTAGTAGAAACAGCGGATCAACCAACGGCATTTACCGGAGCAGTGGAGGACTTGATCGCTGTTGCTGAGGGAGAAGTTATTCCGATAGAAGCCGTTGCAGATGAAGTATTTTCGAAAAAAATGATGGGAGATGGTTTTGCTGTCGAGCCTACGAGTGGTGCTATTTATGCACCGGTTTCAGGAACGGTCATCAGCGTATTTCCTACGAAGCATGCCATCGGACTACAAACAGATAGCGGGCTTGAAGTACTTGTTCATATGGGCCTAGATACAGTGGAAATGAAGGAGTCAGCTTTCACGATTTTTGTGAAGGATGGACAAAAAATTACTGCCGGCGATAAAATTGCAGAGGCGGATTTGAAGAAAATCAGAGCCGAAGGCAAAGGAACAACAATCATCGTTGTTTTCACCAACAGTGAGAAAATCCAGGAGATGCATTTGGATAAAAAAGGAATTCAGACTGGAAAAACGATTATCGGCTCTGTAAACTTATAG
- a CDS encoding endonuclease/exonuclease/phosphatase family protein: MKILTLNTHSWLEEEPIEKLNQLARTIVDRDYDLIALQEVNQSITAEPGQTDAYFHDASLTDLFVHRDNFALLLSKKLQTYGKSYHWCWLPVHIGYDRFHEGLALFSKHPIEPEGFLVSKQQAFNDYRTRKILFGKTQLDGQDVLAMSCHYSWWTEEQAEGFLKEWQQTLDHLADYDLPILLLGDFNNPAEVAGQGHELVLKHFRDIYQHAEEIDGEHTVIKEIDGWSGNDQKLRIDFVFTSEDISAERYEVVFDGRKTPVISDHFGIEATLHFSTES, translated from the coding sequence ATGAAAATACTCACATTAAATACACACAGCTGGCTTGAAGAAGAGCCAATAGAGAAATTAAATCAGCTGGCAAGGACGATTGTTGACCGTGACTATGATTTGATCGCTTTGCAAGAGGTCAATCAAAGTATCACCGCAGAACCAGGACAAACGGATGCCTATTTTCATGATGCCTCTTTAACAGATTTATTCGTACACAGAGATAATTTCGCATTGCTGCTTTCTAAAAAGCTTCAAACCTATGGCAAGAGCTATCACTGGTGTTGGTTGCCGGTACATATAGGATATGATCGATTTCATGAAGGACTAGCGTTGTTTTCAAAACATCCCATCGAGCCGGAGGGCTTTTTAGTGTCTAAGCAACAGGCATTTAACGATTACCGGACAAGAAAAATTTTATTTGGAAAGACACAGTTAGATGGTCAGGATGTTCTCGCCATGTCCTGTCATTATTCTTGGTGGACGGAGGAACAAGCAGAGGGCTTCTTGAAAGAGTGGCAGCAAACCTTAGATCATTTAGCGGACTATGATTTACCGATTCTACTCTTGGGAGATTTTAATAATCCGGCAGAGGTAGCCGGTCAAGGGCACGAACTGGTTCTTAAGCATTTTAGAGATATTTATCAGCACGCTGAAGAAATCGATGGTGAGCATACCGTAATCAAAGAAATTGATGGGTGGTCTGGGAATGATCAGAAGCTGCGGATTGACTTTGTTTTCACGTCAGAGGATATTTCAGCAGAACGATATGAAGTCGTATTTGATGGTAGAAAGACACCTGTGATCAGCGACCATTTTGGTATTGAAGCAACGCTGCATTTTTCAACAGAGTCGTAA
- a CDS encoding LacI family DNA-binding transcriptional regulator, with translation MSVTIKDVAREVGVAPSTVSRTLQDHPSISKGTKEKVRRAMEKLGYVPNAAAQNLAKKYANTIGVVFPVLSSSDRKSNPFYLEAITAMNQEAGKQDVTISFASGETQDELLENVQLMYKQKRVDGFILLYIRKDDPVLNYLVEYNIPYTVIGQPYRYNNGTSSVDNDNQLLGRTAAQYLIDKGHENIVFVTNYEKENVFQERFYGYEKCMEENELKPFPYVVLKKPEDYTAFEETLKELQPTACIAIDDMFALRVIQLCNLYGYQVPDDISVISFNNSIFTSLIHPYITSIDIHTEELGKVAVQQFLIQLKDQEAMKQKVLIPHTLIERETVLDRSKK, from the coding sequence ATGAGTGTGACAATCAAGGATGTAGCTCGAGAAGTGGGCGTAGCTCCTTCAACCGTTTCAAGAACTTTACAGGATCATCCGAGTATTTCAAAAGGGACAAAGGAAAAAGTCAGACGAGCAATGGAGAAGCTGGGCTATGTTCCGAATGCTGCTGCGCAAAATTTGGCAAAAAAATACGCAAACACGATTGGTGTTGTCTTTCCCGTGTTGTCTTCGTCGGATAGAAAGAGCAATCCCTTTTACTTGGAAGCAATTACCGCGATGAATCAGGAAGCCGGGAAGCAGGATGTGACGATTTCCTTTGCCTCCGGGGAAACGCAAGACGAACTTTTAGAAAATGTTCAGTTGATGTATAAACAGAAACGAGTGGATGGATTTATTCTTCTATATATTAGAAAGGATGATCCCGTATTAAACTATTTGGTGGAATACAATATCCCTTATACAGTCATTGGTCAACCTTATCGATATAATAATGGAACGAGTAGTGTGGATAATGATAATCAGCTATTGGGAAGAACTGCTGCTCAATACTTGATCGATAAAGGACATGAAAATATCGTGTTTGTTACGAATTATGAAAAGGAAAATGTGTTTCAAGAACGATTTTACGGATATGAAAAATGTATGGAGGAAAATGAGTTAAAGCCATTTCCTTATGTGGTCTTAAAAAAACCGGAGGATTACACAGCGTTCGAAGAGACCTTGAAGGAGTTGCAGCCGACTGCGTGTATTGCCATCGATGATATGTTTGCTTTACGTGTGATTCAGCTATGCAACCTATATGGCTACCAAGTGCCGGATGATATTTCAGTCATCAGCTTTAACAATTCGATCTTCACCTCTCTGATCCACCCATATATCACCTCTATTGATATTCATACAGAGGAGCTTGGAAAGGTTGCTGTTCAACAGTTTTTGATTCAGCTGAAGGATCAAGAAGCGATGAAACAGAAGGTGTTGATCCCACATACCTTGATTGAGAGAGAAACGGTGTTGGATCGAAGTAAAAAATGA
- the deoD gene encoding purine-nucleoside phosphorylase, whose product MSFHIEAEKGQIAERVLLPGDPLRAKYIAETFLEDAVCYNQVRGMLGFTGTYKGTPVSIQGTGMGMPSAVIYIHELIKMYGVNKLSRIGTCGAIQEDIAIRDVLIAQAAATNSSMIKNDFPQYDFPQIGSFEMINRAYQLAKEKEMSVRVGNVLSDDTFYKDNQEEFMRLGTYGVLGVEMETAGLYYMAAKFGVDALSLLTVSDHLITGEQTTAEERQTTFNDMILLALETIIS is encoded by the coding sequence ATGAGTTTTCACATTGAAGCAGAAAAAGGTCAGATTGCAGAAAGGGTTTTGCTCCCAGGAGATCCACTAAGAGCAAAGTATATCGCAGAAACGTTTCTGGAGGATGCCGTCTGTTATAACCAGGTTAGAGGAATGCTGGGGTTTACCGGCACCTACAAAGGCACGCCAGTTTCAATTCAAGGAACAGGAATGGGCATGCCATCGGCTGTTATTTATATCCACGAATTGATTAAAATGTACGGAGTGAATAAGCTGTCACGTATTGGAACATGCGGAGCAATCCAAGAAGATATTGCCATCCGTGACGTGCTGATTGCACAGGCAGCAGCAACGAATTCTTCTATGATCAAAAATGATTTTCCGCAATATGATTTTCCGCAAATCGGAAGCTTTGAAATGATCAATCGAGCGTATCAGCTTGCAAAGGAAAAAGAAATGAGTGTCCGTGTAGGAAATGTATTATCTGATGATACCTTCTATAAAGATAATCAGGAAGAGTTCATGCGTCTGGGAACCTATGGGGTATTGGGCGTTGAAATGGAGACAGCCGGTCTTTACTACATGGCTGCCAAGTTTGGTGTTGATGCCTTGTCTCTGTTGACAGTCAGCGATCACTTAATTACCGGGGAACAAACAACTGCCGAAGAACGGCAAACAACATTTAATGATATGATTCTTTTAGCCCTTGAAACGATTATTTCTTAA
- a CDS encoding Crp/Fnr family transcriptional regulator — protein sequence MIDYLKDIEIFSDLSEEQLASYGHFFRIRNYKKNHILMFENDDTEEIYFIKSGLLKIYRMHEDKEIILGIATPGDVIGETEALSDVEYRLSTVEALSDVSLLTISKKNFLFLIDEHSCILKRAYAVLASRTRLLNRLIRYLSFYDVRRKVANLIADFYYNFGNNEDGVLKIDMKINQSLFANMLGVSRESVSKTLNELQDEKIINFRGKYLHIIDKEKLFSICDEAEEIQALRKWK from the coding sequence ATGATTGACTATTTGAAAGATATTGAAATCTTTTCGGATCTATCCGAAGAACAATTGGCTTCTTATGGACATTTTTTTAGAATAAGGAATTATAAAAAGAACCATATCCTCATGTTTGAAAATGATGATACTGAAGAAATTTATTTCATCAAATCAGGTTTGCTCAAAATATATCGAATGCATGAAGATAAAGAAATTATTTTGGGAATTGCCACTCCAGGAGATGTCATCGGTGAAACTGAAGCACTCTCTGATGTAGAGTATCGTCTCTCAACCGTAGAAGCACTCTCTGATGTTTCTCTGTTGACGATTTCCAAAAAGAATTTTCTTTTTTTAATTGATGAGCATTCCTGTATTCTTAAGCGAGCCTATGCCGTTTTAGCCAGTAGGACCAGATTATTGAACCGTTTGATTCGATACCTGAGCTTCTATGATGTTCGTCGAAAAGTGGCCAATCTAATTGCTGATTTCTACTATAATTTTGGCAACAATGAGGACGGTGTTTTAAAAATCGACATGAAAATCAATCAATCTCTATTTGCTAATATGCTTGGTGTTTCCAGAGAATCCGTTTCCAAAACTCTTAATGAGCTGCAGGACGAAAAAATTATTAATTTTCGTGGAAAATATCTGCACATCATAGATAAAGAAAAATTATTTTCCATCTGTGATGAAGCGGAAGAAATCCAAGCTCTTAGAAAATGGAAATAA